The genomic DNA attaatccATAACATTTTTATTCCAACGGGATTATATGGTGATTTGAAACCATTTATTGTTCAAAGATGCATCAAAAAATATAATCACAGTAATGCTTCATCTATGAACTCAATTCTATAACTCATATCCCCAAATTTCAGGATAAGTTCTCTCTCATTTCACTTGCGCGTGCACGGCTCGGCTTTTATTGATCATCACGTAACACGACATGAGTGTCGAACTCATGGCGATAAGGACAAGTGCGCCCGAGCCAATATATACACCGTTCTTCACAAGGTAACACACGCCGTCCACCCACCCTTCCCCGACCGCCTGCCTCCGGTTCATGCTTGTTGCAGTTCCAGTTAATATTATCATAATAAAAAAACTGGCCCTGTGCAATAAATAAGATAAATGTTAGAAAATTCTTTTAAaaatattaccaaatattaatgTTTAGTTTACTCTTAACTAATCTAATTTGTAACTTTACTATAACAATTAGCAAGTTGAATGAACACTGCTTCAACATAATTGGCTCATGTGCCATCTTGTTCTATAAATAAAATTGTTAATTGGGGATCTGAATTAACTATACACATGATTGGCTACTTTATTCAAAATTATGATCACTAATCTCCTAAACTAGCCGAATATCTACAATATTAAAATTAAGATATTCCACGataataatattataaaatgttttACTATATATTATTGATGTTAAAAGTCAACGGTTtgatttttataattatattatttatttaatatatgattatttttttttctttcataaTGTTTAATATCTACAATTACAATATTGTTCAGTTTTTTTTATCTGTATCTTGATATACATTTTATTACAAATGAGCGGTATCCGACTTCAGTCTTTTAATCTTATACATTTTAtagagggggcaatcttgacccaaagtcTTCCAAGTGGGTCAatttgggttgcttttaaaattatatgggttggtttgggtaagatattttaactaaatgggtcaTAATGGGTCACTTGAGattccatcttgttattttcgggtcaaagcgggtcgacaacattaaagaaatgggtcgatgtgggttagtgtcttaaagaaacggGGCAGGTTTCGGGTCGGAATGGGTTTCGAGCCGGCACAAGTATCCGCACGAGACGGGTTACGGCACGAAACGGGTTCAGTTCAAATTGAGTTTCGGGCCGAGTCGGGTTTCGGCACGACGcaggttttggatcggaacggggTCGGTTCGGGTCAGGTTTCTGGCCGGCACGAGTTTCCGCACGAGACGAGTTTCGGGTCGGGACGAgtttcgtaccgtttcgacgcgcaCCGTTTCGATGCGCCCCGTTTCGACGCgcccgtttcgacgcgaaccgtttcgacgcgaccgtttcgacgcgaaccgtttcgacgcgaaccgtttcgacgcgaaccgtttcgacgcgtaccgtttcgacgcgaaccgtttcgacgcgaaccgtttcgacacgcACCGTTTCGACGCACACCGTTTCGACGCGCACCGTTTCGACGCGCACCGTTTAGACCAGTACcttttcgaatcgaaccgtttcgacccgtaccgtttcgacgcgaaccgtttcgacgcgaaccgtttcgacgcgaaccgtttcgacgcgcaCCGTTTCGACGCGCACCGTTTCGACGCACACCGTTTCGACGCACACGTTTCGACGCacaccgtttcgacgcgtaccgtttagaccagtaccgtttcgaatcgaaccgtttcgacctatACTGTTTCGACTGGAACCGTTTCGgcgcgtaccgtttcgacacgaaccgtttcggcccgcaccgtttcgaatcgaaccgttaaATTATTCATTCAATATGGAAACAAAAACAACACCTAATGTCAGTTAAACAATCACGTGCAGCAGAATACGAACTGGCCACCAGTTAGGAAAAGTTGATGGAATTCATTTTGATGGAATTCGGATCTGTAAGCCTATTTAATTAAATTATGTTAGGAAAAGTTGATGTACAatcactttaaaaaaaaaaattagccaacccgacccgacccgaaatcCGTTCTGACCCGaccccgttccgacccgaacccgttttgaccctaacccgtttcgacccgaacccgtttcgacccgaaccaaaacaacccattTTTTACTTGACCCGTTTtaacccgaacccgtttcgacccgaacccgttttgacccatgacccgacccgacccaacccgtttgccaggtcACATTTTATTACAAATGAGCGGTATCCGacataaaatttatattttttttatacatGCATATATTTATTATGTTAATATAATCAGGGGCGGATCTAGGCCACTTTtgtgggttcccaggaacccattcggtttgaaaaaaattagtgagaaccttgtatgatttggaaaaaaatagtgaaaattagtgagaatctaccaaaaggaacccAATGAAAAAAGTTCTTTGATCCGTCACTGAATATAACCAATCTATaatctataataaaagaaacatgttttgagacacttgtcattctctcatttaattgattaaaattattaataatactaataataataatatttaatctaaattaatacaaattcttattattaataatatttaatcaaatctaaaatctaatctaatacaaatttttattatcaataatatttaatcaaatctaataagaattgATTGATTGGTCCAAACCGTTTCCACCGCCAATATCTTTCAATCATATATTCAACTTCtttcaacatatatatatatatatatatatatatatatatatatatatatatatatgagaaggtTATTAGATTCTTACTCTACATCTTCTTTATCTACAATTTTCATCTTTTTAGCAACTGATTCTACAATTAATATAAATCAAAAAGTCACAACTCATGACCCTTTAATTGTCTGCAACCGCAATGTGAATTTACAAACCATCACATCGGTACATTGTACATTTTGTGATTTTGTAGTGCGAAATATATGGATTATTGTTAGGTTTAAATTGGAGGAATTAGTGATTGTTTTGTGTGGATCGTTGTTTTGAATGCTGatgagttttgattttttttattttgtgcAACTATGAGTTTTTTATTTGTGTGTTGgggttttaaaaaatataattttttttattatttggtaaacaatattaaatttattcaacccgtgtaatacaatggttttaaagatataatttttttattatttggtaaacaatattaaatttattcaacccgtgtaatataatggttttaaagatataatttttttattatttggtatataatattacatttattcaacccgtacaatacatatggttcttatagatataacttattttattatttaatatataaaattacatttcttcaacccgtgcaataaaggaggcttttaaaaagatagtgttttattatttggtatataaaatttatttatttaacccgtgtaatacacgaggttataacctagtttcTCAATAAAGTTAAGTAATATTAGAACTTCTAATACATCATAATACTGTATATCTAATTTAGATAGGCTAATGTTTTCATATATAGGATTAATTTTTGAACGACCATTGACAAATACAAACAATATAACACCCATCAAAGTGTATTGGTGCTAAATCCCACGAAGAAATTCCTAAACAATGGCGTTCTTAATTGATATCTcaatgttaaaaaaaagaaaGTTATAATATAGAGTTAAATGCTATTTTAGACCCTGtagtttgggtcattttgtcagtttaatccaaaggtttcatttttctcaTGTGGCTccaaaaggtttcaccgttgccatttttgTCCACTGGGTTAAATTgatccattttttatgttaaccAGTTACTAGAaagacaattcggtcattttatatataattctgttaactagaaaggcaattcagccatataaaatgaccgaattgcccttcttgttAACATAAATAATGGATGAACTTAAtttagtggactaaaatggtaacagtgaaacctttttggacccacaagcgaaaaatgaaacctttgtactaaactgacaaaatgacccaaacgacagagacgaaaatgacattaactctataatatataaaaacttttatgccatgtgcatgaATACATTtgaatttatttatataaaacccTTTTATAATCggatatatataattatataaactaATCATTTAGAGTTGTAAATGTGAATAGCAAAAATGTTTCCTCAccacaaaataaacaaaagaatgattGTGGGATTTAAAACGTACTCACCAAGAAAGAAGCAAAAGAATACTTGCCAAGGAAGTCTTTGAAGACTTGAAATCGGTTGATCGTCTACAATATATAAAGAGTCCGGTCCCTGCAATTTGGGCAATGGAAGAACACATCAAAGCTGCAATCCCATAACCAAAAGCCTGGCTTTGTGGCAAATAGCAAAGCTCGCCATCGATTCGTAGCTCCTTCTTCTGCAAAATTGTAAAATACCCGCGAACCCCTAAGTTGAAAGCGCGTAAAATTAGCATGTGGGTGTGAAGCATACATGATTGACATGAACATACCTTTGATTTCTTGAGCTCACATATGACGCAAAAAGCAAAAGAAGCAATGGCAAGGGAGATGAAGATGGTGGTGCCAAAAAGATGATAGATTGCTTTGGTTTTGTGTTGTTTTTCCATGTAAAAGTATATTTTTTTAGGTGTTTGTATATATGGTTTTAGTTTAAAGTTGAAAAGAAAAGGAGGGCTGAAGAAGAGCTTGGGGGTTACTCAAAGGAAAAAGTGGTTTGTTAAAATGATTCCATCAATTCTTTAGTTGGGAGGTTGGGGGTAGGAGGCAGGGGGCTATTGCTTGGAAGGAAGGTAAGTATACCTTCCCTGGTTGAATGTATTTTCATGGATAATTGAATCTTTGAATAT from Helianthus annuus cultivar XRQ/B chromosome 7, HanXRQr2.0-SUNRISE, whole genome shotgun sequence includes the following:
- the LOC110873613 gene encoding protein MODIFYING WALL LIGNIN-2 yields the protein MEKQHKTKAIYHLFGTTIFISLAIASFAFCVICELKKSKKKELRIDGELCYLPQSQAFGYGIAALMCSSIAQIAGTGLFIYCRRSTDFKSSKTSLASILLLLSWASFFIMIILTGTATSMNRRQAVGEGWVDGVCYLVKNGVYIGSGALVLIAMSSTLMSCYVMINKSRAVHAQVK